The Anolis carolinensis isolate JA03-04 chromosome 1, rAnoCar3.1.pri, whole genome shotgun sequence genome window below encodes:
- the abhd13 gene encoding protein ABHD13: protein MEKSWMLWTFIEKWLLALVSWSWALCRISLLPLIVTFHLYGGMVLPLLIFVSIAGILYKFQDVLLYFPEQPSSSRLYVPMPTGIPHENIFIRTKDGVLLNLILLRFTGDNSLYTPTIIYFHGNAGNIGHRLPNALLMLVNLKVNLLLVDYRGYGKSEGEASEEGLYLDSEAVLDYIMTRSDLDKTKIFLFGRSLGGAVAIHLASENSHRISAIMVENTFLSIPHMATTLFSFFPMRYLPLWCYKNKFLSYRKISQCRMPSLFISGLADQLIPPVMMKQLYELSPARTKRLAIFPDGTHNDTWQCQGYFTALEQFIKEVLKSHSPEETEKMSSNVTII from the coding sequence ATGGAAAAATCATGGATGCTTTGGACTTTCATTGAGAAGTGGCTGCTTGCCTTGGTGTCATGGTCCTGGGCCCTCTGCCGTATTTCTCTCTTACCTTTGATAGTAACCTTTCATTTGTATGGAGGCATGGTTTTGCCTTTGTTAATATTTGTGTCTATTGCAGGTATACTGTATAAATTCCAGGATGTTTTGCTTTATTTCCCAGAGCAACCCTCTTCATCACGGCTTTATGTTCCTATGCCCACTGGCATTCCTCATGAAAACATCTTCATCAGAACCAAAGATGGTGTATTGCTCAATCTAATTCTTCTCAGATTCACAGGGGACAATTCCTTATATACGCCTACTATCATTTACTTTCATGGGAATGCAGGAAACATTGGTCACAGACTTCCAAATGCCTTGTTGATGCTAGTGAACCTGAAAGTCAATTTACTGCTGGTTGACTATCGAGGCTATGGGAAAAGTGAAGGCGAAGCAAGCGAGGAAGGCCTCTACTTAGACTCGGAGGCTGTTTTAGACTACATCATGACTAGGTCTGATCTTGATAAGACAAAAATTTTCCTCTTTGGCCGTTCCTTGGGAGGAGCAGTTGCTATTCATCTAGCATCTGAGAATTCCCATAGGATTTCTGCCATCATGGTGGAGAACACCTTCCTTAGCATCCCACATATGGCCACCACGCTGTTTTCTTTCTTCCCAATGAGGTATCTTCCCTTGTGGTGCTATAAAAACAAGTTCCTGTCCTATCGAAAAATATCTCAGTGCAGAATGCCTTCCCTTTTCATCTCTGGGCTTGCTGACCAGTTGATTCCTCCAGTTATGATGAAACAACTCTATGAACTTTCCCCTGCTCGGACTAAAAGATTAGCCATTTTTCCAGATGGAACTCATAATGACACTTGGCAGTGCCAAGGCTACTTCACTGCACTCGAACAGTTCATTAAAGAAGTGCTAAAGAGTCATTCTCCCgaagaaacagaaaaaatgtCATCAAATGTAACAATAATTTAA
- the lig4 gene encoding DNA ligase 4 isoform X2, producing MRPELKKRISMSSVPASHAPSKLTVASQVPFGDLCSTLERMQKGKSRQEKTKYFKEFLDSWRKFHDALHKNEKDVTDSFYPAMRLILPQLERERMAYGIKETMLAKLYIELLNLPKDGKDALKLLNYRTPTGSRGDAGDFAMIAYFVLKPRCPKQGQLTIQQVNDLLDSVSTNNAAKRKDLVKKCLLQLITQSSALEQKWLIRMIIKDLKLGVSQQTIFSIFHPDATELHNVTTDLEKVCRQLHHPSVFLSDVSITLFSAFKPMLAAIANIQQIEKQMNNQSFYIETKLDGERMQMHKDGDVYKYFSRNGFDYTQQFGASPLEGSLTPFIHNVFENNVQNCILDGEMMAYNPITQTFMQKGNKFDIKRMVDDSELQTCFCVFDVLMINDQKLGHEILSKRYEVLNKIFTPIPGRIQVVSKTQANTRKEVVDALNEAIDNREEGIVVKDPMSAYKPDKRGEGWLKIKPEYVNGLMDELDLLVVGGYWGKGLRGGMMSHFLCAVAETPPPGEKPSVFHSICRVGSGYTMKELYDLGLKLAKYWKPYRKRDPPCSILCGTEKPEVYIEPCNSVIVQIKAAEIVNSDMYKTECTLRFPRIEKIREDKEWHECMTLDLLEQLRGKASGKLATKHLDISDNEPQEKKRKTVPKVKKKLDLMDHFKAPDLSSVSKVSSMFQEVEFCVMSGTESYTKYELESKIAEFGGSIVQNPGPDTYCVVAGTENVRVKNIISSNKHDVVRAEWLVQCFQTKQFVPWQPAFIIHMSPETKQHFAREYDCYGDSYTADVGVAQLKEVFSRMNDLEEKVSWEVIADIEARYLWDNSGLCLFRQCTVYLDPSAEVSNSGAKITQTRLLTRALTLRFHGAKVVPQLEEGVSHVISKDGADLTRIKTIRRTFERKFKIVSEQWVKDSIKAGKLQNDNSYLI from the exons ATGCGTCCGGAAt TGAAGAAGAGAATCAGTATGTCTTCTGTCCCTGCTTCACATGCTCCTTCCAAGCTAACGGTGGCATCACAAGTTCCTTTTGGAGATCTTTGTTCAACTTTAGAACGGATGCAAAAAGGCAAATCTCGAcaagagaaaacaaaatatttcaaagaaTTTTTAGACTCCTGGAGGAAATTTCATGATGCTCTTCATAAAAATGAGAAGGATGTAACAGATTCCTTTTATCCTGCAATGAGACTTATTCTTCCCCAGTTGGAAAGAGAGAGGATGGCTTATGGAATTAAAGAAACAATGCTTGCTAAGCTATATATTGAACTTCTAAATTTACCCAAAGATGGAAAAGATGCTTTAAAACTTCTGAATTACCGAACACCTACTGGTTCACGAGGAGATGCTGGAGACTTTGCTATGATTGCCTATTTTGTGCTGAAGCCAAGATGTCCCAAGCAAGGTCAGCTGACCATACAACAGGTGAATGATCTTTTAGATTCTGTGTCTACCAATAATGCTGCTAAAAGAAAAGATCTGGTGAAAAAGTGTCTTCTGCAGTTAATAACTCAGAGCTCAGCACTTGAACAGAAATGGTTGATCAGAATGATCATAAAGGATTTGAAACTTGGGGTTAGCCAGCAAACTATATTTTCTATATTCCATCCTGATGCTACCGAATTGCACAATGTTACCACTGATTTGGAAAAGGTTTGTAGGCAGTTGCACCACCCTTCTGTCTTCCTTAGTGATGTTTCTATTACATTATTTTCTGCCTTTAAGCCAATGCTTGCTGCTATTGCTAACATACAGCAGAttgaaaaacaaatgaacaaccaGAGTTTCTACATAGAAACCAAATTAGATGGTGAACGGATGCAGATGCACAAAGATGGAGATGTTTACAAATATTTTTCCCGAAATGGATTTGATTACACTCAGCAATTTGGTGCGTCTCCGCTTGAAGGCTCATTGACTCCGTTCATCCATAATGTTTTTGAAAACAATGTTCAGAACTGCATTTTAGATGGTGAAATGATGGCCTACAATCCCATTACGCAGACCTTCATGCAAAAGGGAAACAAATTTGATATCAAAAGGATGGTTGATGATTCTGAACTACAGACATGCTTCTGTGTCTTTGATGTTCTAATGATCAATGATCAAAAGTTGGGCCATGAGATACTGAGCAAAAGATATGAAGTATTAAATAAGATCTTTACACCAATACCAGGTAGAATACAGGTGGTTTCTAAAACCCAAGCAAACACTCGGAAAGAAGTAGTAGATGCTCTAAATGAGGCAATAGATAACAGGGAAGAAGGCATTGTGGTGAAAGACCCCATGTCAGCTTACAAGCCAGATAAACGTGGAGAAGGATGGCTGAAGATCAAACCAGAGTATGTTAACGGATTGATGGATGAACTTGACCTCTTAGTTGTTGGGGGTTACTGGGGAAAAGGTCTTCGTGGTGGTATGATGTCCCATTTTTTATGTGCTGTTGCCGAAACTCCGCCACCTGGTGAAAAACCATCTGTATTCCATTCCATTTGTCGTGTTGGTTCAGGTTACACTATGAAAGAGCTGTATGATCTTGGCTTAAAATTAGCTAAATATTGGAAGCCATATCGTAAAAGGGATCCTCCCTGTAGTATCCTATGTGGAACAGAGAAACCTGAAGTCTATATTGAACCTTGTAATTCAGTCATTGTTCAGATTAAAGCAGCTGAGATTGTCAATAGTGATATGTACAAAACAGAGTGTACTTTACGTTTCCCTCGCATTGAGAAAATAAGAGAAGATAAAGAATGGCATGAATGTATGACACTTGACCTTCTCGAACAACTCAGAGGCAAAGCTTCTGGGAAGCTAGCAACTAAGCACCTTGATATAAGTGATAATGAGCCACAAGAAAAGAAACGCAAAACTGTGCCAAAGGTTAAAAAGAAACTTGACTTAATGGACCACTTCAAAGCCCCTGATCTTTCCAGTGTAAGCAAAGTTTCCAGTATGTTTCAAGAGGTTGAGTTCTGTGTTATGAGCGGGACAGAAAGCTATACAAAATATGAACTAGAAAGCAAAATAGCAGAATTTGGTGGCAGCATAGTACAAAATCCGGGGCCGGACACTTACTGCGTTGTTGCAGGAACTGAGAATGTTAGagtgaaaaatattatttcttccaaTAAGCATGATGTTGTGAGAGCAGAATGGCTTGTACAGTGTTTTCAAACCAAACAGTTTGTGCCTTGGCAGCCTGCTTTCATAATTCACATGTCTCCAGAAACCAAACAACACTTTGCCCGTGAGTATGATTGCTATGGTGATAGTTACACTGCTGATGTCGGTGTGGCCCAGTTAAAGGAGGTCTTCTCAAGAATGAATGACTTGGAGGAAAAGGTTTCATGGGAAGTGATTGCTGACATAGAAGCACGTTATTTATGGGACAACTCTGGGCTGTGTTTGTTTAGGCAGTGCACCGTTTACCTGGATCCTTCTGCTGAAGTGAGCAATTCTGGTGCCAAGATCACTCAGACCAGACTGTTAACTAGGGCACTGACCCTTCGCTTTCATGGAGCAAAAGTTGTCCCGCAGCTTGAGGAGGGTGTCTCCCATGTCATCAGTAAAGATGGTGCTGATTTGACAAGGATAAAGACAATCAGAAgaacatttgaaagaaaatttaaaatagtgtCTGAGCAGTGGGTAAAAGATTCCATAAAAGCTGGGAAGCTGCAAAATGATAATAGTTACTTAATTTAA
- the lig4 gene encoding DNA ligase 4 isoform X1, protein MEPARYHWEGSSTAEEPPLRRPYLSSPPAALVRQVGLRAGPLQMILKFSQAHRRRYVQTVKKRISMSSVPASHAPSKLTVASQVPFGDLCSTLERMQKGKSRQEKTKYFKEFLDSWRKFHDALHKNEKDVTDSFYPAMRLILPQLERERMAYGIKETMLAKLYIELLNLPKDGKDALKLLNYRTPTGSRGDAGDFAMIAYFVLKPRCPKQGQLTIQQVNDLLDSVSTNNAAKRKDLVKKCLLQLITQSSALEQKWLIRMIIKDLKLGVSQQTIFSIFHPDATELHNVTTDLEKVCRQLHHPSVFLSDVSITLFSAFKPMLAAIANIQQIEKQMNNQSFYIETKLDGERMQMHKDGDVYKYFSRNGFDYTQQFGASPLEGSLTPFIHNVFENNVQNCILDGEMMAYNPITQTFMQKGNKFDIKRMVDDSELQTCFCVFDVLMINDQKLGHEILSKRYEVLNKIFTPIPGRIQVVSKTQANTRKEVVDALNEAIDNREEGIVVKDPMSAYKPDKRGEGWLKIKPEYVNGLMDELDLLVVGGYWGKGLRGGMMSHFLCAVAETPPPGEKPSVFHSICRVGSGYTMKELYDLGLKLAKYWKPYRKRDPPCSILCGTEKPEVYIEPCNSVIVQIKAAEIVNSDMYKTECTLRFPRIEKIREDKEWHECMTLDLLEQLRGKASGKLATKHLDISDNEPQEKKRKTVPKVKKKLDLMDHFKAPDLSSVSKVSSMFQEVEFCVMSGTESYTKYELESKIAEFGGSIVQNPGPDTYCVVAGTENVRVKNIISSNKHDVVRAEWLVQCFQTKQFVPWQPAFIIHMSPETKQHFAREYDCYGDSYTADVGVAQLKEVFSRMNDLEEKVSWEVIADIEARYLWDNSGLCLFRQCTVYLDPSAEVSNSGAKITQTRLLTRALTLRFHGAKVVPQLEEGVSHVISKDGADLTRIKTIRRTFERKFKIVSEQWVKDSIKAGKLQNDNSYLI, encoded by the exons atggagcctgccagatatcactgggaagggagttccacagccgaggagccaccactgagaaggccctatctctcttccccaccagccgcacttgtgaggcaggtgggactgagagcagggcctctccagatgatcttaaagttctcacaggctcataggaggagatacgttcagacag TGAAGAAGAGAATCAGTATGTCTTCTGTCCCTGCTTCACATGCTCCTTCCAAGCTAACGGTGGCATCACAAGTTCCTTTTGGAGATCTTTGTTCAACTTTAGAACGGATGCAAAAAGGCAAATCTCGAcaagagaaaacaaaatatttcaaagaaTTTTTAGACTCCTGGAGGAAATTTCATGATGCTCTTCATAAAAATGAGAAGGATGTAACAGATTCCTTTTATCCTGCAATGAGACTTATTCTTCCCCAGTTGGAAAGAGAGAGGATGGCTTATGGAATTAAAGAAACAATGCTTGCTAAGCTATATATTGAACTTCTAAATTTACCCAAAGATGGAAAAGATGCTTTAAAACTTCTGAATTACCGAACACCTACTGGTTCACGAGGAGATGCTGGAGACTTTGCTATGATTGCCTATTTTGTGCTGAAGCCAAGATGTCCCAAGCAAGGTCAGCTGACCATACAACAGGTGAATGATCTTTTAGATTCTGTGTCTACCAATAATGCTGCTAAAAGAAAAGATCTGGTGAAAAAGTGTCTTCTGCAGTTAATAACTCAGAGCTCAGCACTTGAACAGAAATGGTTGATCAGAATGATCATAAAGGATTTGAAACTTGGGGTTAGCCAGCAAACTATATTTTCTATATTCCATCCTGATGCTACCGAATTGCACAATGTTACCACTGATTTGGAAAAGGTTTGTAGGCAGTTGCACCACCCTTCTGTCTTCCTTAGTGATGTTTCTATTACATTATTTTCTGCCTTTAAGCCAATGCTTGCTGCTATTGCTAACATACAGCAGAttgaaaaacaaatgaacaaccaGAGTTTCTACATAGAAACCAAATTAGATGGTGAACGGATGCAGATGCACAAAGATGGAGATGTTTACAAATATTTTTCCCGAAATGGATTTGATTACACTCAGCAATTTGGTGCGTCTCCGCTTGAAGGCTCATTGACTCCGTTCATCCATAATGTTTTTGAAAACAATGTTCAGAACTGCATTTTAGATGGTGAAATGATGGCCTACAATCCCATTACGCAGACCTTCATGCAAAAGGGAAACAAATTTGATATCAAAAGGATGGTTGATGATTCTGAACTACAGACATGCTTCTGTGTCTTTGATGTTCTAATGATCAATGATCAAAAGTTGGGCCATGAGATACTGAGCAAAAGATATGAAGTATTAAATAAGATCTTTACACCAATACCAGGTAGAATACAGGTGGTTTCTAAAACCCAAGCAAACACTCGGAAAGAAGTAGTAGATGCTCTAAATGAGGCAATAGATAACAGGGAAGAAGGCATTGTGGTGAAAGACCCCATGTCAGCTTACAAGCCAGATAAACGTGGAGAAGGATGGCTGAAGATCAAACCAGAGTATGTTAACGGATTGATGGATGAACTTGACCTCTTAGTTGTTGGGGGTTACTGGGGAAAAGGTCTTCGTGGTGGTATGATGTCCCATTTTTTATGTGCTGTTGCCGAAACTCCGCCACCTGGTGAAAAACCATCTGTATTCCATTCCATTTGTCGTGTTGGTTCAGGTTACACTATGAAAGAGCTGTATGATCTTGGCTTAAAATTAGCTAAATATTGGAAGCCATATCGTAAAAGGGATCCTCCCTGTAGTATCCTATGTGGAACAGAGAAACCTGAAGTCTATATTGAACCTTGTAATTCAGTCATTGTTCAGATTAAAGCAGCTGAGATTGTCAATAGTGATATGTACAAAACAGAGTGTACTTTACGTTTCCCTCGCATTGAGAAAATAAGAGAAGATAAAGAATGGCATGAATGTATGACACTTGACCTTCTCGAACAACTCAGAGGCAAAGCTTCTGGGAAGCTAGCAACTAAGCACCTTGATATAAGTGATAATGAGCCACAAGAAAAGAAACGCAAAACTGTGCCAAAGGTTAAAAAGAAACTTGACTTAATGGACCACTTCAAAGCCCCTGATCTTTCCAGTGTAAGCAAAGTTTCCAGTATGTTTCAAGAGGTTGAGTTCTGTGTTATGAGCGGGACAGAAAGCTATACAAAATATGAACTAGAAAGCAAAATAGCAGAATTTGGTGGCAGCATAGTACAAAATCCGGGGCCGGACACTTACTGCGTTGTTGCAGGAACTGAGAATGTTAGagtgaaaaatattatttcttccaaTAAGCATGATGTTGTGAGAGCAGAATGGCTTGTACAGTGTTTTCAAACCAAACAGTTTGTGCCTTGGCAGCCTGCTTTCATAATTCACATGTCTCCAGAAACCAAACAACACTTTGCCCGTGAGTATGATTGCTATGGTGATAGTTACACTGCTGATGTCGGTGTGGCCCAGTTAAAGGAGGTCTTCTCAAGAATGAATGACTTGGAGGAAAAGGTTTCATGGGAAGTGATTGCTGACATAGAAGCACGTTATTTATGGGACAACTCTGGGCTGTGTTTGTTTAGGCAGTGCACCGTTTACCTGGATCCTTCTGCTGAAGTGAGCAATTCTGGTGCCAAGATCACTCAGACCAGACTGTTAACTAGGGCACTGACCCTTCGCTTTCATGGAGCAAAAGTTGTCCCGCAGCTTGAGGAGGGTGTCTCCCATGTCATCAGTAAAGATGGTGCTGATTTGACAAGGATAAAGACAATCAGAAgaacatttgaaagaaaatttaaaatagtgtCTGAGCAGTGGGTAAAAGATTCCATAAAAGCTGGGAAGCTGCAAAATGATAATAGTTACTTAATTTAA
- the lig4 gene encoding DNA ligase 4 isoform X3, which yields MSSVPASHAPSKLTVASQVPFGDLCSTLERMQKGKSRQEKTKYFKEFLDSWRKFHDALHKNEKDVTDSFYPAMRLILPQLERERMAYGIKETMLAKLYIELLNLPKDGKDALKLLNYRTPTGSRGDAGDFAMIAYFVLKPRCPKQGQLTIQQVNDLLDSVSTNNAAKRKDLVKKCLLQLITQSSALEQKWLIRMIIKDLKLGVSQQTIFSIFHPDATELHNVTTDLEKVCRQLHHPSVFLSDVSITLFSAFKPMLAAIANIQQIEKQMNNQSFYIETKLDGERMQMHKDGDVYKYFSRNGFDYTQQFGASPLEGSLTPFIHNVFENNVQNCILDGEMMAYNPITQTFMQKGNKFDIKRMVDDSELQTCFCVFDVLMINDQKLGHEILSKRYEVLNKIFTPIPGRIQVVSKTQANTRKEVVDALNEAIDNREEGIVVKDPMSAYKPDKRGEGWLKIKPEYVNGLMDELDLLVVGGYWGKGLRGGMMSHFLCAVAETPPPGEKPSVFHSICRVGSGYTMKELYDLGLKLAKYWKPYRKRDPPCSILCGTEKPEVYIEPCNSVIVQIKAAEIVNSDMYKTECTLRFPRIEKIREDKEWHECMTLDLLEQLRGKASGKLATKHLDISDNEPQEKKRKTVPKVKKKLDLMDHFKAPDLSSVSKVSSMFQEVEFCVMSGTESYTKYELESKIAEFGGSIVQNPGPDTYCVVAGTENVRVKNIISSNKHDVVRAEWLVQCFQTKQFVPWQPAFIIHMSPETKQHFAREYDCYGDSYTADVGVAQLKEVFSRMNDLEEKVSWEVIADIEARYLWDNSGLCLFRQCTVYLDPSAEVSNSGAKITQTRLLTRALTLRFHGAKVVPQLEEGVSHVISKDGADLTRIKTIRRTFERKFKIVSEQWVKDSIKAGKLQNDNSYLI from the coding sequence ATGTCTTCTGTCCCTGCTTCACATGCTCCTTCCAAGCTAACGGTGGCATCACAAGTTCCTTTTGGAGATCTTTGTTCAACTTTAGAACGGATGCAAAAAGGCAAATCTCGAcaagagaaaacaaaatatttcaaagaaTTTTTAGACTCCTGGAGGAAATTTCATGATGCTCTTCATAAAAATGAGAAGGATGTAACAGATTCCTTTTATCCTGCAATGAGACTTATTCTTCCCCAGTTGGAAAGAGAGAGGATGGCTTATGGAATTAAAGAAACAATGCTTGCTAAGCTATATATTGAACTTCTAAATTTACCCAAAGATGGAAAAGATGCTTTAAAACTTCTGAATTACCGAACACCTACTGGTTCACGAGGAGATGCTGGAGACTTTGCTATGATTGCCTATTTTGTGCTGAAGCCAAGATGTCCCAAGCAAGGTCAGCTGACCATACAACAGGTGAATGATCTTTTAGATTCTGTGTCTACCAATAATGCTGCTAAAAGAAAAGATCTGGTGAAAAAGTGTCTTCTGCAGTTAATAACTCAGAGCTCAGCACTTGAACAGAAATGGTTGATCAGAATGATCATAAAGGATTTGAAACTTGGGGTTAGCCAGCAAACTATATTTTCTATATTCCATCCTGATGCTACCGAATTGCACAATGTTACCACTGATTTGGAAAAGGTTTGTAGGCAGTTGCACCACCCTTCTGTCTTCCTTAGTGATGTTTCTATTACATTATTTTCTGCCTTTAAGCCAATGCTTGCTGCTATTGCTAACATACAGCAGAttgaaaaacaaatgaacaaccaGAGTTTCTACATAGAAACCAAATTAGATGGTGAACGGATGCAGATGCACAAAGATGGAGATGTTTACAAATATTTTTCCCGAAATGGATTTGATTACACTCAGCAATTTGGTGCGTCTCCGCTTGAAGGCTCATTGACTCCGTTCATCCATAATGTTTTTGAAAACAATGTTCAGAACTGCATTTTAGATGGTGAAATGATGGCCTACAATCCCATTACGCAGACCTTCATGCAAAAGGGAAACAAATTTGATATCAAAAGGATGGTTGATGATTCTGAACTACAGACATGCTTCTGTGTCTTTGATGTTCTAATGATCAATGATCAAAAGTTGGGCCATGAGATACTGAGCAAAAGATATGAAGTATTAAATAAGATCTTTACACCAATACCAGGTAGAATACAGGTGGTTTCTAAAACCCAAGCAAACACTCGGAAAGAAGTAGTAGATGCTCTAAATGAGGCAATAGATAACAGGGAAGAAGGCATTGTGGTGAAAGACCCCATGTCAGCTTACAAGCCAGATAAACGTGGAGAAGGATGGCTGAAGATCAAACCAGAGTATGTTAACGGATTGATGGATGAACTTGACCTCTTAGTTGTTGGGGGTTACTGGGGAAAAGGTCTTCGTGGTGGTATGATGTCCCATTTTTTATGTGCTGTTGCCGAAACTCCGCCACCTGGTGAAAAACCATCTGTATTCCATTCCATTTGTCGTGTTGGTTCAGGTTACACTATGAAAGAGCTGTATGATCTTGGCTTAAAATTAGCTAAATATTGGAAGCCATATCGTAAAAGGGATCCTCCCTGTAGTATCCTATGTGGAACAGAGAAACCTGAAGTCTATATTGAACCTTGTAATTCAGTCATTGTTCAGATTAAAGCAGCTGAGATTGTCAATAGTGATATGTACAAAACAGAGTGTACTTTACGTTTCCCTCGCATTGAGAAAATAAGAGAAGATAAAGAATGGCATGAATGTATGACACTTGACCTTCTCGAACAACTCAGAGGCAAAGCTTCTGGGAAGCTAGCAACTAAGCACCTTGATATAAGTGATAATGAGCCACAAGAAAAGAAACGCAAAACTGTGCCAAAGGTTAAAAAGAAACTTGACTTAATGGACCACTTCAAAGCCCCTGATCTTTCCAGTGTAAGCAAAGTTTCCAGTATGTTTCAAGAGGTTGAGTTCTGTGTTATGAGCGGGACAGAAAGCTATACAAAATATGAACTAGAAAGCAAAATAGCAGAATTTGGTGGCAGCATAGTACAAAATCCGGGGCCGGACACTTACTGCGTTGTTGCAGGAACTGAGAATGTTAGagtgaaaaatattatttcttccaaTAAGCATGATGTTGTGAGAGCAGAATGGCTTGTACAGTGTTTTCAAACCAAACAGTTTGTGCCTTGGCAGCCTGCTTTCATAATTCACATGTCTCCAGAAACCAAACAACACTTTGCCCGTGAGTATGATTGCTATGGTGATAGTTACACTGCTGATGTCGGTGTGGCCCAGTTAAAGGAGGTCTTCTCAAGAATGAATGACTTGGAGGAAAAGGTTTCATGGGAAGTGATTGCTGACATAGAAGCACGTTATTTATGGGACAACTCTGGGCTGTGTTTGTTTAGGCAGTGCACCGTTTACCTGGATCCTTCTGCTGAAGTGAGCAATTCTGGTGCCAAGATCACTCAGACCAGACTGTTAACTAGGGCACTGACCCTTCGCTTTCATGGAGCAAAAGTTGTCCCGCAGCTTGAGGAGGGTGTCTCCCATGTCATCAGTAAAGATGGTGCTGATTTGACAAGGATAAAGACAATCAGAAgaacatttgaaagaaaatttaaaatagtgtCTGAGCAGTGGGTAAAAGATTCCATAAAAGCTGGGAAGCTGCAAAATGATAATAGTTACTTAATTTAA